From a region of the Corallococcus coralloides DSM 2259 genome:
- a CDS encoding SMI1/KNR4 family protein → MPMNNLLAEFSRLHFPNAPATPAQLSAFEARVGWKLDEDLRAFFLHANGGTLFKPLPDAKYCILSLDEIERARVAIRGRDQDSAGPASHFTLVDMQDTNFVILDVAMRFNGRYPLLDAFHETYPDETPRIASSFEEFLEKALSSGNRAFWLGG, encoded by the coding sequence ATGCCCATGAACAACCTGCTGGCGGAGTTCTCCCGGCTGCACTTCCCCAACGCCCCTGCGACGCCTGCGCAGCTCTCCGCGTTCGAGGCGCGTGTCGGCTGGAAGCTGGACGAGGACCTGCGCGCCTTCTTCCTGCACGCCAACGGCGGCACCCTCTTCAAGCCGCTGCCAGACGCGAAGTACTGCATCCTTTCGCTGGACGAGATCGAGCGAGCTCGCGTCGCCATTCGAGGACGAGACCAGGACAGCGCGGGCCCCGCTTCGCACTTCACCCTGGTGGACATGCAGGACACCAACTTCGTCATCCTGGATGTCGCCATGCGGTTCAACGGCCGCTACCCGCTGCTCGACGCCTTCCACGAGACGTACCCGGACGAGACGCCGCGCATCGCCTCCAGCTTCGAGGAGTTCTTGGAGAAAGCGCTGAGCAGCGGCAACCGGGCGTTCTGGCTGGGTGGATGA
- a CDS encoding alpha/beta hydrolase, translated as MMRSLFLALLFLATSVAHAASPAVPLEVRAEDGERIPAWVLEPEGKGTNPPVAVLLHGLTRSKDDWLSDAEPTFGGALTEQLRSTGYRVYLMDARRHGARATPDARPGALAKRAHAGEPGPYQAMIVDTVRDAQALLTHVLANGKKPPRVLVAGYSMGAQVGLLLASREPRITHLVTMVPPHVDPVLGDAAPVNRMGQVHQAWLLLTANRDVFSTEEDTRKLFDAAPSKRKTRKAFDSGHALPREYLDEVRRWLGETLRKP; from the coding sequence ATGATGCGTTCGCTGTTCCTGGCCCTGCTGTTCCTTGCCACCTCCGTGGCCCACGCCGCGAGCCCCGCGGTCCCCCTGGAGGTCCGCGCGGAGGATGGCGAGCGGATTCCCGCGTGGGTGCTGGAGCCGGAAGGGAAGGGGACGAATCCGCCCGTGGCCGTCCTGCTGCACGGCCTCACCCGGAGCAAGGACGACTGGCTGTCGGATGCGGAGCCGACCTTCGGAGGCGCCCTGACGGAGCAACTGCGAAGCACCGGCTATCGCGTCTACCTCATGGACGCGAGACGGCACGGCGCGCGAGCGACCCCCGACGCGCGGCCCGGAGCCCTCGCGAAGCGAGCGCACGCGGGCGAGCCCGGTCCCTATCAAGCGATGATTGTCGACACCGTGCGTGATGCGCAGGCGCTCCTCACCCACGTGCTCGCCAACGGCAAGAAGCCGCCGAGGGTGCTCGTCGCCGGCTACAGCATGGGCGCCCAGGTGGGCCTCCTGCTGGCTTCGCGTGAGCCTCGAATCACCCATCTGGTGACGATGGTGCCACCCCATGTCGACCCCGTGCTGGGCGATGCCGCACCGGTGAACCGGATGGGCCAGGTTCATCAGGCCTGGCTGCTGTTGACCGCGAACCGCGATGTCTTCTCCACCGAGGAGGACACCCGGAAGCTCTTCGACGCCGCACCCTCCAAGCGCAAGACGCGCAAGGCCTTCGACAGCGGGCACGCACTGCCGCGCGAGTACCTGGACGAGGTCCGGCGCTGGTTGGGTGAGACCCTACGAAAGCCGTAG
- a CDS encoding LysR family transcriptional regulator has product MNLNDLHLFVQAVESGGFAAAARRLGIPKSTVSKRVAELEDALGARLIQRTSRSFTLTDVGRDFLDHARAAVMEAEAAENVVRRRQAEPSGVVRVTTSVPTAQFRLADRLPLLALAHPKVRVELHATDRFVDLVQEGFDIAVRSHFSPLPASGLVQRRLAVESTILVASPGYLSSRGRIRKPEDLSEHDGLLTSATATQWRLRGKAGETVTVMPRARMTADESLVLLKAATAGLGVVCLPETFTRVDVEAGRLVRVLPAWTAGTVTTTILTPHRRGQLPAVRAVIDFLMEGTSEA; this is encoded by the coding sequence TTGAATCTCAATGACCTCCATCTCTTCGTCCAGGCCGTGGAGAGCGGTGGCTTCGCCGCGGCGGCTCGGCGGCTGGGCATTCCCAAGTCCACGGTGAGCAAGCGCGTGGCCGAATTGGAGGACGCGCTGGGCGCCCGGCTGATCCAGCGCACGTCGCGGAGCTTCACGCTGACGGACGTGGGGCGGGACTTCCTCGACCATGCCCGCGCCGCGGTGATGGAGGCGGAGGCCGCGGAGAACGTGGTGCGCCGCCGGCAGGCAGAGCCCAGCGGCGTGGTGCGAGTCACCACGTCGGTCCCCACGGCGCAGTTCCGGCTCGCGGACCGACTGCCACTGCTGGCGCTGGCGCATCCCAAGGTGCGCGTCGAGCTTCACGCGACGGACCGCTTCGTGGATCTGGTGCAGGAGGGATTCGACATCGCCGTGCGCAGTCACTTCTCGCCCTTGCCCGCCTCGGGCCTGGTGCAGCGCCGGCTCGCGGTGGAGTCCACCATCCTGGTGGCGTCGCCCGGCTACCTGTCCAGTCGGGGCAGGATTCGCAAGCCCGAGGACCTGAGCGAACACGACGGCCTCCTGACCAGCGCCACGGCCACGCAATGGCGGTTGCGCGGGAAGGCGGGGGAGACGGTCACCGTGATGCCGCGGGCACGCATGACCGCCGATGAGTCGCTGGTGCTCTTGAAGGCGGCCACGGCCGGGCTGGGCGTCGTCTGTCTGCCAGAGACGTTCACTCGCGTGGACGTGGAGGCCGGGAGGCTGGTGCGTGTGCTTCCCGCCTGGACCGCGGGCACGGTGACGACGACGATCCTGACGCCACACCGCAGGGGCCAGCTCCCCGCCGTGCGCGCCGTCATCGACTTCCTGATGGAGGGCACCAGCGAGGCGTGA
- a CDS encoding DEAD/DEAH box helicase has protein sequence MTFASLGLSDALARAVAELGYDEPTPVQRAAIPVVLRGGDVLASAKTGSGKTAAFLLPLLEALRARPGGAVRPVRAFILVPTRELAAQIVDSLQRYGRHLKKPLKTCLAVGGVSANPQMLALRGGADVVVATPGRALDLVDQNALRLGAVETLVLDEADRLFSLGFADELNRLLALLPARRQNLLFSATFPPAVRTFAERLLHEPTRIDVDDGELPSSDLILQRAIQVDAPRRTMLLRQLLETHAWSHVLTFVASRYAADHVALKLNRAGIPATSLHGDLSQGARTQALADFKAKRVRVLVATDVAARGLDIAGLPAVVNYDLPRSTVDYVHRIGRTGRAGDPGVAISFVSADTEAHFRLIEKRNHLSVAREQVAGFEPTLTAVSAAPPLDANGGVKGRRKSKKDKLREAAAAVPPPKRKP, from the coding sequence ATGACCTTCGCTTCACTTGGCCTGTCGGACGCGCTCGCCCGCGCCGTGGCCGAACTTGGATACGACGAACCCACGCCGGTGCAGCGCGCGGCCATCCCCGTGGTGCTGCGCGGCGGCGACGTCCTGGCTTCGGCGAAGACGGGCTCGGGGAAGACCGCGGCGTTCCTGCTGCCCCTCCTGGAGGCCTTGCGCGCCCGGCCGGGTGGGGCGGTCCGGCCGGTGCGGGCCTTCATCCTGGTCCCCACGCGGGAGCTCGCCGCCCAGATCGTCGACTCCCTCCAGCGGTATGGCCGTCACTTGAAGAAGCCGCTGAAGACCTGCCTCGCGGTCGGCGGCGTCTCCGCGAACCCGCAGATGCTGGCGCTCCGGGGCGGCGCGGACGTCGTCGTGGCCACACCGGGCCGCGCGCTGGACCTGGTAGATCAGAACGCGCTCCGGCTGGGTGCGGTGGAGACGCTGGTGCTCGACGAGGCCGACCGGCTGTTTTCCCTGGGCTTCGCTGACGAGCTCAACCGCCTGCTTGCGCTCCTGCCCGCGCGCCGCCAGAACCTGCTGTTCTCCGCCACGTTCCCGCCCGCCGTGCGGACGTTCGCGGAGCGACTGCTGCACGAGCCCACGCGCATCGACGTCGATGACGGCGAGTTGCCTTCCTCGGACCTCATCCTCCAGCGGGCCATCCAGGTGGATGCGCCCCGGCGCACGATGCTCCTGCGACAGTTGCTGGAAACCCACGCGTGGTCCCACGTCCTCACGTTCGTCGCCAGCCGCTACGCGGCGGACCATGTCGCGCTGAAGCTCAACCGCGCCGGCATCCCCGCGACGTCGCTGCACGGAGACCTCAGCCAGGGGGCCCGCACGCAGGCGCTCGCGGACTTCAAGGCGAAGCGCGTGCGTGTCCTCGTCGCCACTGACGTCGCCGCGCGCGGCCTGGACATCGCGGGCCTGCCCGCGGTCGTGAACTACGACCTGCCGCGTTCGACCGTGGACTACGTGCACCGCATCGGCCGTACGGGGCGGGCGGGCGACCCGGGCGTGGCGATCAGCTTCGTCAGCGCGGACACCGAAGCCCACTTCCGTCTCATCGAGAAGCGCAACCACCTGTCCGTCGCGCGAGAGCAGGTGGCGGGCTTTGAACCGACGCTGACGGCCGTGTCCGCCGCACCGCCGCTGGATGCGAACGGCGGCGTGAAGGGCCGGCGCAAGAGCAAGAAGGACAAGCTGCGCGAAGCCGCCGCCGCCGTCCCTCCCCCGAAGCGCAAGCCGTAG
- a CDS encoding glutathione S-transferase family protein, which produces MALPTLFYGVPSGCSFGSIVALEWLGRPYQLCRIAMPEDVTTADYRRINPIAETPTLMTETGARISESMAILNHLGARGVGTGLSFAQGTEDFDRLNQMLAYLNTTFFSAFSPLWYALEHTELPEPEKQALRNLGARKVVSAHANLEALMGDTPWLLGDHRTLADAYFIGIARWTRYHEVLDRRDYPKLQGLFERLEADAGVRFAHAIEKGETPQGSGAFQGHIRLAEALRRLTA; this is translated from the coding sequence ATGGCATTGCCTACCCTCTTCTACGGTGTCCCCTCTGGCTGCTCGTTTGGCTCCATCGTCGCGCTGGAGTGGCTGGGCCGGCCCTATCAGCTGTGCCGCATCGCCATGCCGGAGGACGTCACCACCGCGGACTACCGCCGGATCAACCCCATCGCGGAGACGCCCACCCTGATGACGGAGACGGGCGCGCGCATCAGCGAAAGCATGGCCATCCTCAACCACCTCGGTGCGCGCGGCGTGGGCACCGGGCTGTCGTTCGCCCAGGGCACCGAGGACTTCGACCGGTTGAACCAGATGCTCGCGTACCTGAACACCACCTTCTTCAGCGCCTTCTCGCCGCTCTGGTACGCGCTCGAGCACACCGAACTGCCGGAGCCCGAAAAGCAGGCGCTGCGCAACCTGGGGGCCCGCAAGGTGGTCTCCGCGCACGCGAACCTGGAGGCACTGATGGGCGACACGCCGTGGCTGCTGGGCGACCACCGCACGCTGGCGGACGCCTACTTCATCGGCATCGCCCGGTGGACCCGGTACCACGAGGTGCTCGACCGCCGCGACTACCCGAAGCTCCAGGGACTCTTCGAGCGGCTGGAGGCGGACGCCGGCGTGCGCTTCGCCCATGCCATTGAAAAGGGCGAGACGCCGCAGGGCAGCGGCGCCTTCCAGGGGCACATCCGCCTCGCGGAGGCCCTGCGACGGCTGACCGCATGA
- a CDS encoding response regulator transcription factor, translated as MRVLVIEDNRDLQANIARFLEPDFQLDFASTGPEGLALALGHPYDVIVLDVMLPGMSGLEVCERYRQVAPRLVPILMLTARDTLEDKEAGFQAGADDYLVKPFSLRELRWRLEALARRPVPPSGRKLTHGGLTLEPESGLTQWGGRSVRLNRTEALLLRWLMEAAPEAIPAATLAQRLWGDEAPESSALRTHVYALRKALAGLGLDDAITTLRNEGYRLDAR; from the coding sequence ATGCGCGTGCTCGTCATCGAAGACAACCGCGACCTCCAGGCCAACATCGCGCGGTTCCTGGAGCCGGACTTCCAGTTGGACTTCGCGAGCACCGGGCCCGAGGGGCTCGCGCTCGCGCTGGGCCATCCGTACGACGTCATCGTGCTGGACGTGATGCTGCCCGGCATGAGCGGCCTGGAGGTGTGCGAGCGATACCGGCAGGTCGCGCCCCGGCTCGTTCCCATCCTGATGCTGACCGCCAGGGACACGCTCGAGGACAAGGAAGCGGGCTTCCAGGCGGGCGCGGACGACTACCTGGTCAAGCCGTTCTCGCTCCGGGAGCTGCGCTGGCGCCTGGAAGCGCTGGCGCGCCGGCCCGTGCCTCCGAGCGGGCGGAAGCTGACGCACGGAGGGCTCACGCTGGAGCCGGAGAGCGGGCTCACGCAATGGGGTGGGCGCTCCGTCCGGCTCAACCGCACCGAGGCACTCCTCCTGCGGTGGCTGATGGAGGCCGCCCCCGAAGCCATCCCCGCAGCCACGCTGGCGCAGCGGCTCTGGGGGGACGAAGCCCCCGAGTCCAGCGCGCTGCGCACGCACGTCTATGCCCTGCGCAAGGCGTTGGCCGGGCTGGGGCTCGACGATGCCATCACCACCCTGCGCAACGAGGGGTACCGCCTGGATGCGCGCTAG
- a CDS encoding ATP-grasp domain-containing protein encodes MATMVRCAFIQELGSGRMEPEMRALLDELRGRHVPVETFTAKQLSRGQIPLARDALVAGDVPTVLGALKQLGIDAPETHDYPPSLSSFLHRRVWRSTVRDLKAAVLHEAGPPVFAKPHGRRKRFTGHVFASVEDLLYLERASGSTEVLCSEVVRWRSEFRVFVVHGTVVGTRHYGGDPSVRVDEGQVLRAIQLLEEAGEGTAGYAVDFGVLESGETAIVEWNDGFSLGAYGLEQGPYTDLTLARWLELVRPG; translated from the coding sequence ATGGCGACGATGGTTCGCTGCGCATTCATTCAGGAGCTGGGCTCCGGTCGCATGGAGCCAGAGATGCGAGCGCTTCTCGACGAACTCCGGGGGCGCCACGTTCCCGTTGAAACCTTCACCGCGAAGCAGCTCTCCAGGGGCCAGATACCGCTGGCCCGGGACGCACTGGTGGCGGGCGACGTACCGACGGTGCTGGGGGCACTGAAACAACTCGGCATCGATGCACCCGAAACCCACGATTATCCGCCGAGCCTGAGCTCCTTTCTCCACCGGCGTGTCTGGCGGAGCACCGTGAGAGACCTGAAGGCGGCCGTCCTCCACGAAGCAGGCCCTCCGGTTTTCGCCAAACCCCATGGGCGCCGTAAACGGTTCACGGGACACGTCTTCGCGTCGGTTGAAGATCTGCTCTATCTGGAGCGCGCATCAGGGAGCACGGAGGTCCTCTGCTCGGAAGTGGTCCGATGGCGGAGTGAGTTCCGGGTCTTCGTCGTGCACGGCACCGTTGTAGGGACGCGTCACTATGGAGGCGACCCTTCCGTTCGAGTCGATGAAGGTCAGGTCCTGCGGGCCATCCAGCTCCTGGAGGAAGCTGGAGAGGGGACCGCGGGATATGCGGTCGACTTCGGCGTGCTCGAGTCCGGTGAAACCGCCATCGTTGAGTGGAACGATGGCTTTTCGCTGGGCGCCTACGGTTTGGAACAAGGTCCGTATACCGATCTGACGCTGGCCCGCTGGCTGGAGCTTGTACGGCCTGGATGA
- a CDS encoding APC family permease, producing MRRAVSRWEIVGFSINDVIGSGVYLLPAAAAANLGSASTGAVVLAGLAVLLLVLCFAEAASYFDKPGSAYLYTREAFGERVGFQVGWMTWLARVSSVASLSVGFSRALGFLWPAANSGVGQGLAIAVPLLALTAINVVGVKGGARTAVFLAVTKTVPLLVFIAVGLFSVSVPLATSVAPRDGGNLGAAVLLLLFAYAGFENTAAPAGEFKNPRRDVPFALIVQIGVVTLIYTAVQWVALGTLPGVADAQTPLANAAARFLGGWGGLLMTVGGVLSILGTNSNTVLAGPRYLYALAQDGFGPAALATLHPRYRTPTVAILTQTAIALPLAFSGSFEVLATLSVVARLATYFGTALAVPVLRRKLQAPPNAFRIPGGPVIPLAAAALCVVFALSAEKENLVAGAIALAVGFVLYKFQRKPDGKAALG from the coding sequence ATGCGGCGCGCGGTATCGCGCTGGGAAATCGTCGGGTTTTCCATCAACGACGTCATCGGCAGCGGTGTCTACCTGCTGCCCGCGGCCGCCGCCGCGAACCTGGGCTCGGCCAGCACGGGCGCCGTCGTGCTCGCGGGCCTGGCCGTGCTGCTGCTCGTGCTCTGCTTCGCGGAGGCGGCCAGCTACTTCGACAAGCCCGGCAGCGCGTATCTCTACACGCGTGAAGCCTTTGGAGAACGGGTGGGGTTCCAGGTTGGCTGGATGACGTGGCTGGCGCGTGTCTCGTCCGTGGCCTCGTTGTCCGTCGGCTTCTCCCGTGCGCTGGGCTTCCTGTGGCCCGCGGCGAACTCGGGCGTGGGCCAGGGCCTGGCCATCGCCGTGCCCCTGCTCGCGCTCACCGCCATCAACGTCGTGGGCGTGAAGGGCGGCGCTCGCACCGCGGTGTTCCTCGCCGTCACCAAGACGGTGCCCCTGCTGGTGTTCATCGCCGTGGGCCTCTTCTCCGTGTCCGTGCCGCTGGCGACGTCGGTGGCTCCCAGGGACGGCGGCAACCTGGGGGCCGCGGTGCTGCTGCTGCTGTTCGCCTATGCCGGCTTCGAGAACACGGCGGCTCCGGCGGGTGAGTTCAAGAACCCACGCCGCGATGTGCCCTTCGCGCTCATCGTGCAGATTGGCGTGGTCACCCTCATCTACACGGCGGTGCAGTGGGTGGCGCTGGGCACGTTGCCCGGGGTCGCGGACGCGCAGACGCCGCTCGCCAACGCCGCCGCTCGGTTCCTCGGGGGTTGGGGTGGGCTCCTCATGACGGTGGGCGGGGTGCTGTCCATCCTGGGGACCAACAGCAACACCGTGCTCGCCGGGCCGCGCTACCTGTACGCGCTGGCTCAGGATGGCTTTGGCCCCGCCGCGCTCGCCACGCTGCATCCTCGCTACCGCACGCCGACGGTCGCCATCCTCACGCAGACGGCCATCGCGCTGCCCCTGGCGTTCTCCGGCTCGTTCGAGGTGCTCGCCACGCTCTCCGTGGTGGCCCGGCTCGCCACGTACTTCGGCACGGCCCTGGCGGTGCCCGTGCTGCGCCGCAAGCTCCAGGCGCCCCCGAACGCGTTCCGCATTCCCGGTGGGCCCGTGATTCCCCTCGCCGCCGCCGCGCTGTGCGTCGTCTTCGCGCTGAGCGCGGAGAAAGAGAACCTCGTCGCCGGCGCCATCGCGCTCGCGGTGGGCTTCGTGCTCTACAAGTTCCAGCGCAAGCCGGACGGGAAGGCGGCGCTCGGATAG
- a CDS encoding sensor histidine kinase, which yields MRARSSRSVRAVLQRAMGLSAAFALVLMGGIFTLFSYDLEDVIFSRIVAAEADRSEPGHVPGITRYDGHAALPPWLAERLSPDAPTREYEVPAGSHGHFHVAVRPGVGGERQYFAFDVTRLTSTTAHLKRTAGLLLTSALLALLAAALLARLVARRLGRPLERMVEWLRAEGTPPPEDEGGVAEVRALRDALLARDARIREQLEREQRFNRDASHELRTPLAVAQGAVEILELDPPRDAETFDRLRRAVSQMGLLTEGILWLARERRSEERCDLHRVSRELLALYGHLRRNDEIELSIESAGEVHAPIPASVARVMMGNLLKNALAYTDEGRIVITIEPSAWTLTDTGVGFGRAEPGSESHGIGLSLVERLAQRFGWTLSIDALEPRGTRARLSWRGEGDTPAMS from the coding sequence ATGCGCGCTAGGTCCAGCAGGTCGGTGCGCGCCGTCCTCCAGCGCGCCATGGGGCTGTCCGCCGCGTTCGCGCTGGTGCTGATGGGAGGGATCTTCACGCTCTTCAGCTACGACCTCGAGGACGTCATCTTCAGCCGCATCGTGGCCGCGGAAGCGGACCGGAGCGAGCCAGGTCACGTCCCCGGAATCACGCGGTATGACGGCCACGCCGCGCTGCCGCCCTGGCTCGCGGAGCGCCTGAGCCCGGACGCGCCGACGAGAGAGTACGAGGTGCCCGCCGGGAGCCACGGACACTTCCACGTCGCGGTGCGCCCGGGCGTGGGTGGAGAACGCCAGTACTTCGCGTTCGACGTGACGCGCCTGACGAGCACGACAGCTCACTTGAAGCGGACCGCTGGCCTGCTCCTCACCAGTGCACTGCTGGCATTGCTGGCCGCCGCGCTCCTCGCCCGCCTCGTGGCCCGCCGGCTCGGTCGGCCGTTGGAGCGGATGGTGGAGTGGCTCCGGGCCGAAGGGACACCGCCGCCCGAGGATGAAGGGGGAGTGGCCGAGGTCCGGGCGCTGCGGGACGCGCTGCTCGCACGCGACGCGCGCATCCGGGAGCAGTTGGAGCGTGAGCAGCGGTTCAACCGCGACGCCAGTCATGAGCTGCGCACCCCTCTGGCCGTGGCCCAGGGCGCGGTGGAGATATTGGAGCTCGACCCGCCAAGAGACGCGGAGACGTTCGACCGGCTGCGCCGGGCCGTGAGCCAGATGGGCCTGTTGACGGAGGGAATCCTCTGGCTGGCCCGCGAGCGCCGCTCCGAGGAGCGCTGCGACCTGCACCGCGTCTCGCGAGAACTGCTCGCGTTGTACGGGCACCTGCGGCGCAATGACGAAATCGAGCTGAGCATCGAGTCCGCGGGCGAAGTCCACGCCCCCATCCCTGCATCCGTCGCCAGGGTGATGATGGGAAACCTCCTCAAGAACGCGCTCGCCTACACGGACGAAGGGCGCATCGTGATCACCATCGAGCCCTCGGCGTGGACCCTGACAGACACGGGGGTTGGCTTTGGCCGCGCCGAGCCTGGGAGCGAGAGCCACGGCATCGGCCTGTCGCTGGTGGAAAGGCTGGCCCAGCGCTTCGGATGGACGCTGTCCATTGACGCATTGGAGCCCCGAGGCACGCGCGCACGGTTGAGCTGGCGCGGAGAGGGCGACACGCCAGCCATGAGTTGA